In Syntrophales bacterium, the genomic stretch ATCAGATTACCCCCCATATCGGAAAGAATCAAAGCACCCAACGCTGCTATCAAAAAAACGGTTGCCTCTAACTTCTTTCGCATAGCCAATCCTCCTTTTCAGTTGTTTAAGGCCCTCCGGCTCAGGTTTCTTTTGACAAGCTGCTTGCTTGGCTTACTTTGGCATCAGTTGCTGCAGGCGTTGCGGCTCCTCTCCCAGCCACTCCGGGTTCCGGGCGGTACCGTCGAATATGGATGTGGTCTTGAATGGCTCGAAATCGCCGCGCGCCGCCGCCTCGGCGGTTTTCGACAGCAAAGACCGTACCTCCTCATCGCTCATCGGGCGAAATGTCTGTACTGCTTCACATGCCTGATCCAGAATCTCGATGCTGTCGATACCCGTTATGACCACGGAAGTGGGCAGGTTCAGCGCGTAATGCAGGCACTCGATCGGTGTCACTGTTTTTGACTTCAGCAGAATCCCGTTCGCCATGCTCTTCATTCCGAGGACTCCTGTTTTCTGCCTTACCAGTTCCGGCAACACCTCTTTTTCAAAACTCCGATAATGCGCGTCCATGACGTTGAGCGGCATTTGGACCGTATCGAAAGCAAAACTATGATCCGCCGCCACTTGCAGCATATACAGATGGATATTTGGGTCCTTGTGCCCCGTGAAACCGATATAGCGGAGTTTTCCCGCTTTCCGGGCCTCCACGAGCGCGGTATTAGCCCCTTCGTCATCAAAGATCCGGTGCGGGTCTTCGTACCGGATAACCTCGTGGTGCTGGACGAGATCGATCATGTCGACCTGGAGGCGACGGAGCGATTCGTCGAGCTGCCGCGCCGCTTCTTTCTTCGATCGGCCATCGATCTTCGTCATCAGAAATACCCTGTCCCTGTAGCCATCGCGCAACGCTTTGCCCATGCGGATCTCGCTGACCCCCTCGTTGTAATCCCAGCAGTTGTCCATGAAGTTGATGCCGCGGTCTACGGCGGTGCGAATGATGCGGATGCTCAACTGCTCATCTACCCCGGGCAAGCCGATATGCCAGCCCCCGATCCCGATCGCCGAGACTTTCTCTCCCGTACTGCCGAGCGTTCGGTAGAGCA encodes the following:
- a CDS encoding aldo/keto reductase, whose product is MSNTATVQGMLYRTLGSTGEKVSAIGIGGWHIGLPGVDEQLSIRIIRTAVDRGINFMDNCWDYNEGVSEIRMGKALRDGYRDRVFLMTKIDGRSKKEAARQLDESLRRLQVDMIDLVQHHEVIRYEDPHRIFDDEGANTALVEARKAGKLRYIGFTGHKDPNIHLYMLQVAADHSFAFDTVQMPLNVMDAHYRSFEKEVLPELVRQKTGVLGMKSMANGILLKSKTVTPIECLHYALNLPTSVVITGIDSIEILDQACEAVQTFRPMSDEEVRSLLSKTAEAAARGDFEPFKTTSIFDGTARNPEWLGEEPQRLQQLMPK